A DNA window from Candidatus Latescibacterota bacterium contains the following coding sequences:
- a CDS encoding T9SS type A sorting domain-containing protein, with translation MSSLSRLAKTGLALAMLVAAVPAFAVSDTPFLDQNAVQMIDNIVAQQVANDLQRFYGLNQAEACIMTDDMALCLAADTPPEVVEELLRKLPTWTGDDGDRYNRVGRWTVFASGFSGILGEPITLTYSFIPDGVVIPGGTGESPSPSILFATLNSQFATEAEWKQIFADCFARWAEFIGITYIYEPNDDGASFPGSLGILGTRGDVRIGGHFIDGASNTLAYTYYPASGGDMVFDTTENWANPNNDYRFLRNVTMHEHGHGHGLGHIDASNRQLMEPFYDGSIYGPQDDDIRGGMRNYGDYLEINNTAVDATDWGALGAEHVTQANVSLTASADSDYYHFTLANDMLLDFILQPIGSFYTVDGVPIYTNEIMDLGIEIRTGTDGITVVETLNDAPAGGLETLTAYSLPAGEYWIRVRRFAGNDVQRYTINMDLTLNDATGVADGSVPVRGLGLSVYPTPFNPKTTARFYVHEAGPVSLDVFNVQGRRVKSFAQEAPGGEWMQVSWNGRDDAGSPAPSGLYFIRATSGGASETVRALLLK, from the coding sequence ATGTCCAGTCTCTCCCGCCTCGCGAAGACGGGGCTCGCGCTCGCCATGCTCGTGGCGGCCGTGCCGGCCTTTGCCGTCTCCGACACGCCCTTCCTGGACCAGAACGCGGTCCAGATGATCGACAACATCGTGGCCCAGCAGGTGGCCAACGACCTCCAGCGCTTCTACGGCCTGAACCAGGCCGAGGCCTGCATCATGACCGACGACATGGCCCTCTGCCTTGCGGCCGACACGCCGCCCGAGGTGGTCGAGGAACTGCTCCGCAAGCTGCCCACCTGGACCGGCGATGACGGCGACCGCTACAACCGCGTCGGCCGCTGGACCGTCTTCGCGAGCGGCTTCTCGGGCATCCTGGGCGAGCCGATCACGCTGACCTACAGCTTCATCCCCGACGGCGTGGTCATCCCGGGCGGAACGGGCGAGTCCCCGTCCCCCTCGATCCTCTTCGCGACCCTGAATTCGCAGTTCGCCACCGAGGCCGAGTGGAAGCAGATCTTCGCCGACTGCTTCGCGCGCTGGGCCGAGTTCATCGGGATCACCTACATCTACGAGCCCAACGACGACGGCGCCAGCTTCCCCGGCAGCCTCGGCATCCTGGGCACGCGCGGCGACGTGCGCATCGGCGGACACTTCATCGACGGCGCCAGCAACACCCTGGCCTACACCTACTACCCGGCCAGCGGCGGCGACATGGTCTTCGACACCACCGAGAACTGGGCCAATCCCAACAACGACTACCGCTTCCTGCGCAACGTGACCATGCACGAGCACGGCCATGGCCACGGCCTCGGCCACATCGACGCCAGCAATCGCCAGCTGATGGAGCCGTTCTATGATGGCAGCATCTACGGTCCGCAGGACGACGACATCCGCGGCGGCATGCGCAACTACGGCGACTATCTGGAGATCAACAACACCGCGGTCGACGCCACCGACTGGGGCGCGCTGGGCGCGGAGCACGTGACCCAGGCCAACGTCTCGTTGACCGCCTCCGCCGACTCGGACTACTACCACTTCACGCTGGCCAACGACATGCTGCTGGACTTCATCCTGCAGCCGATCGGCAGCTTCTACACCGTGGACGGCGTGCCCATCTACACCAACGAGATCATGGACCTGGGCATCGAGATCCGCACCGGCACCGACGGCATCACCGTGGTGGAGACGCTGAACGACGCGCCGGCCGGCGGGCTCGAGACCCTGACGGCCTACTCGCTTCCCGCGGGTGAGTACTGGATCCGCGTGCGCCGCTTCGCCGGCAACGACGTGCAGCGGTACACGATCAACATGGATCTGACGCTGAACGACGCCACCGGCGTCGCCGACGGCAGCGTGCCCGTGCGCGGGCTGGGGCTCAGCGTCTACCCGACGCCGTTCAACCCCAAGACCACCGCGCGCTTCTACGTGCACGAGGCCGGCCCGGTGAGCCTGGACGTGTTCAACGTGCAGGGCCGTCGCGTGAAGAGCTTCGCGCAGGAAGCCCCCGGCGGCGAGTGGATGCAGGTGTCGTGGAACGGCCGCGACGACGCGGGCAGCCCGGCGCCCAGCGGCCTGTACTTCATTCGCGCCACCAGCGGCGGCGCGAGCGAGACGGTGAGGGCGCTGCTGCTGAAGTAG
- a CDS encoding class I SAM-dependent methyltransferase, which produces MPDPAASLKRFVLERLGARPALRVLEAGCGSGSWFDLPAMRGEGKIVGIDISAKQLERNTIIDEAIEGDLMAHRFAPDSFDLIISIDVLEHLDRPTAALDNLADALAPEGLLVLKIPNAASVKGLFTKFTPHGLHVWVYRRFRGRPNAGKDDVGPFKTFMRMSIRPRALRRWARQRGLEHAYEDYYEAAFQRRIRRKLGPLDPLARLGDRALEAVTGGRLSLARTEYIVVFRRAGV; this is translated from the coding sequence GTGCCCGATCCCGCAGCATCCCTGAAGCGCTTCGTGCTGGAGCGGCTGGGCGCGCGCCCGGCCCTTCGCGTGCTCGAGGCCGGCTGCGGCAGCGGAAGCTGGTTCGACCTGCCCGCCATGCGCGGCGAAGGCAAGATCGTCGGCATCGACATCTCCGCGAAGCAGCTCGAGCGGAACACCATCATCGACGAGGCCATCGAGGGCGACCTCATGGCCCACCGCTTCGCGCCGGACAGCTTCGACCTGATCATCAGCATCGACGTCCTCGAGCACCTGGACCGGCCGACGGCCGCCCTCGACAACCTGGCCGACGCGCTGGCGCCGGAGGGCCTGCTCGTCCTCAAGATCCCCAACGCCGCGTCGGTGAAGGGCCTCTTCACCAAGTTCACGCCGCACGGGCTGCACGTCTGGGTCTACCGCAGGTTCCGCGGACGGCCGAACGCGGGCAAGGACGACGTGGGTCCCTTCAAGACCTTCATGCGGATGTCCATCAGACCCCGCGCCCTGCGGCGCTGGGCCCGCCAACGCGGTCTCGAACACGCCTACGAGGACTACTACGAGGCCGCCTTCCAGCGGCGCATCCGCCGCAAGCTCGGCCCGCTGGATCCGCTCGCGCGCCTCGGGGACCGCGCGCTGGAGGCCGTGACCGGGGGGCGGCTGTCCCTCGCCCGGACCGAGTACATCGTCGTGTTTCGCCGCGCCGGGGTCTGA
- a CDS encoding DUF937 domain-containing protein, giving the protein MAGILDSLMGQLGGSPLKNLSQQIGADEKTTQGAIGAALPLLLGALARNAQDGKGASALSGALERDHDGGILDNLGGFFGGGDTSPGQGILKHVLGGKQPAVETGVAHASGLDTDSAGKLLAMLAPMVMGALGKAKRESGLDAGALAGMLSNERQAIERRAPQQMGMLGKLLDADGDGDVDLGDGIKALGKLFGR; this is encoded by the coding sequence ATGGCAGGCATTCTCGACTCGCTCATGGGGCAGCTCGGCGGCAGCCCCCTCAAGAACCTCAGCCAGCAGATCGGCGCCGACGAGAAGACGACCCAGGGCGCCATCGGCGCCGCGCTGCCGCTGCTGCTCGGCGCTCTCGCCCGCAACGCCCAGGACGGCAAGGGCGCCTCGGCGCTGAGCGGCGCGCTGGAGCGCGACCACGACGGCGGCATCCTCGACAACCTCGGCGGCTTCTTCGGCGGCGGCGACACCTCGCCGGGCCAGGGCATCCTGAAGCACGTCCTCGGCGGCAAGCAGCCGGCGGTGGAGACGGGCGTCGCCCACGCCAGCGGCCTCGACACCGACTCCGCGGGCAAGCTCCTCGCCATGCTCGCGCCGATGGTGATGGGCGCGCTGGGCAAGGCCAAGCGCGAGAGCGGTCTCGACGCCGGCGCGCTCGCGGGCATGCTGAGCAACGAGCGCCAGGCCATCGAGCGCCGCGCGCCCCAGCAGATGGGCATGCTGGGCAAGCTGCTGGACGCCGACGGCGACGGCGACGTCGACCTGGGCGACGGCATCAAGGCCCTGGGCAAGCTCTTCGGCAGGTAG
- a CDS encoding amidohydrolase family protein: MPRGGHWERCRLPGFAPDELTAGSADARDRAVDLYRVGLLLPVTAPPIADGALAVAAGRVVAMGPAREVLAAHPNARRVAELPGAVLLPGLVNAHCHLGLTFAQGVLPPTEDFAAWIRRLLPLRRSWTEDELRLSLLAGLRETLRGGCTLVGEILTETESDAGALLAEFAPPLRIRAFHEALGWLASDREAALQRVRALDPAPLDFAPGELRHGLSPHAPYSTHPELYAALFDDAAARGWPLSTHLSETADELDYQREDRGALSALRARVGWDAEGPSPWCGGRTVDAWLAEHPPGAPLQLVHGTWLDAEAVARVAAMERVSVAYCPGSVAWFHGGRDPHPVRALLDAGVTVGLGTDSLASSPTLNLPLTATLARRAHPDLEPLELLWMLTRGGAVSLDWAEAGELRAGGPADFVAFSLAGVRDASRLGAAEAVEGALLSGYRVPGLHVIGGIAHAMAVLAPFPR; encoded by the coding sequence GTGCCCCGCGGTGGGCACTGGGAGCGCTGCCGTCTACCCGGCTTCGCGCCGGACGAGCTGACCGCAGGCAGCGCCGACGCCCGCGACCGGGCGGTGGACCTCTATCGCGTCGGCCTGCTGCTGCCCGTCACCGCGCCGCCCATCGCCGACGGCGCCCTGGCCGTGGCGGCGGGGCGCGTCGTCGCGATGGGTCCCGCGCGCGAGGTCCTCGCCGCGCATCCGAACGCCCGCCGCGTGGCCGAACTGCCCGGCGCCGTGCTCCTGCCCGGCCTCGTGAACGCCCACTGCCATCTGGGCCTGACCTTCGCGCAGGGCGTGCTGCCGCCCACCGAGGACTTCGCGGCCTGGATCCGCCGCCTCCTGCCCCTGCGCCGCTCCTGGACCGAGGACGAACTCCGCCTCTCCCTCCTCGCCGGTCTGCGCGAGACGCTTCGCGGCGGCTGCACGCTGGTGGGCGAGATCCTCACCGAGACCGAGTCCGACGCCGGCGCGCTGCTCGCCGAGTTCGCCCCGCCGCTGCGCATTCGCGCCTTCCACGAGGCGCTGGGCTGGCTCGCGAGCGACCGCGAGGCCGCGCTGCAGCGGGTGCGCGCCCTCGACCCCGCGCCGCTGGACTTCGCGCCCGGCGAGCTGCGGCACGGCCTCAGCCCCCACGCGCCCTACAGCACGCACCCCGAGCTCTACGCCGCGCTCTTCGACGACGCGGCGGCGCGCGGCTGGCCGCTGTCCACCCATCTTTCGGAGACCGCCGACGAACTGGACTACCAGCGCGAAGACCGCGGCGCGCTCAGCGCCCTGCGCGCCCGCGTGGGCTGGGACGCCGAGGGGCCGTCGCCCTGGTGCGGCGGACGCACGGTGGACGCCTGGCTCGCCGAACACCCCCCGGGCGCGCCGTTGCAGCTCGTGCACGGCACCTGGCTGGACGCCGAGGCCGTCGCCCGCGTGGCGGCGATGGAGCGCGTGAGCGTGGCCTACTGCCCGGGATCGGTGGCCTGGTTCCACGGGGGACGCGACCCGCATCCCGTGCGCGCACTGCTCGACGCGGGGGTGACCGTGGGCCTCGGCACCGACTCGCTGGCCAGCAGTCCTACGCTGAACCTCCCGCTGACGGCCACGCTGGCGCGGCGGGCGCATCCCGATCTCGAGCCGCTGGAGCTGCTGTGGATGCTCACGCGCGGCGGCGCAGTGAGCCTCGACTGGGCGGAGGCCGGCGAGCTGCGCGCGGGCGGGCCGGCGGACTTCGTGGCCTTCTCGCTGGCGGGGGTGCGCGACGCGTCGCGCCTCGGCGCCGCCGAGGCGGTGGAGGGCGCGCTGCTCTCCGGCTACCGCGTGCCCGGCCTGCACGTCATCGGCGGCATCGCGCACGCCATGGCCGTGCTCGCGCCCTTCCCGCGCTAG
- a CDS encoding histidinol-phosphate transaminase, whose amino-acid sequence MPLVPKAIRDLKPYTPGKPIAEVKRELGLTRVVKLASNENPWGPSPKALAAIAAATGELHRYPDMAARELREALARRFDVRLENVAVGSGSEGIMGTVMRTFLCDEDEILTAENTFVGFMVLARGSGNKLTLVPRRPDYRYDLAAMGEAVNEYTKIIYLANPDNPTGTIFTRDEFDAFMSKVPARCLVIYDEAYFEFTAAEPSFPDSMTYRYDNVITLRTFSKAYGLAGVRIGYGFAHDELVGNLMKVKLPFEPSLLAQVAGLAALEDEDFLRRTVTGTAAGLATLRDGLEDAGFTVLPSHTNFLAVDGGDAARVDALCRRLLEQGVVVRPLTAFGFPSLFRVSVGTADENAAFLEALEHCQV is encoded by the coding sequence ATGCCGCTCGTCCCCAAGGCCATCAGGGATCTCAAGCCCTACACTCCCGGCAAGCCCATCGCCGAGGTCAAGCGCGAGCTGGGACTCACCCGCGTGGTCAAGCTGGCCAGCAACGAGAACCCCTGGGGGCCCAGCCCGAAGGCGCTGGCGGCCATCGCCGCGGCCACGGGCGAACTGCACCGCTACCCCGACATGGCCGCGCGCGAGCTGCGCGAAGCCCTGGCGCGCCGCTTCGACGTGCGCCTGGAGAACGTGGCCGTGGGCAGCGGCAGCGAGGGCATCATGGGCACGGTGATGCGCACCTTCCTCTGCGACGAGGACGAGATCCTCACCGCCGAGAACACCTTCGTGGGCTTCATGGTGCTGGCGCGCGGCAGCGGCAACAAGCTCACCCTGGTGCCGCGCCGGCCCGACTACCGCTACGACCTGGCGGCCATGGGCGAGGCGGTGAACGAGTACACGAAGATCATCTACCTCGCGAATCCGGACAATCCCACCGGCACCATCTTCACGCGCGACGAGTTCGACGCCTTCATGAGCAAGGTCCCGGCGCGCTGCCTGGTGATCTACGACGAGGCCTACTTCGAGTTCACCGCCGCCGAGCCGTCCTTTCCCGATTCCATGACCTACCGCTACGACAACGTCATCACCCTGCGCACCTTCTCCAAGGCCTACGGCCTGGCCGGCGTGCGCATCGGCTACGGCTTCGCGCACGACGAGCTGGTGGGCAACCTGATGAAGGTCAAGCTGCCCTTCGAGCCCAGCCTCCTGGCGCAGGTCGCCGGCCTGGCGGCGCTGGAGGACGAGGACTTCCTCCGCCGCACCGTCACGGGCACGGCGGCCGGCCTCGCGACGCTGCGCGACGGGCTCGAAGACGCGGGCTTCACCGTGCTGCCCAGCCATACCAACTTCCTCGCGGTGGACGGCGGCGACGCCGCACGCGTGGACGCCCTCTGCCGGCGCCTGCTGGAGCAGGGCGTGGTGGTCCGGCCGCTCACGGCCTTCGGCTTCCCGTCGCTGTTCAGGGTCAGCGTGGGGACCGCCGACGAGAACGCCGCCTTCCTGGAGGCGCTCGAGCACTGCCAGGTCTGA
- a CDS encoding UbiX family flavin prenyltransferase produces MSDSPTRVIVAMTGASATPYAWRLLERLAGARIGVELMVSENIDALCRVELGSSLEAELKKIYRKSLAAGERLGEAEDGGPLARRHGLGDFAAAAASGSGRDVPMVVVPCSTGTLGRIAGGVSDNLITRAADVCLKERRRLILVPRETPLSAIHLENMLRLSHAGATILPASPGFYQGGERVEQLVDFVVQRILRQLGLGHLGRYAGWGEDEPI; encoded by the coding sequence ATGTCCGACTCCCCCACCCGCGTGATCGTCGCCATGACCGGCGCCAGCGCCACCCCCTACGCCTGGCGGCTCCTGGAGCGGCTGGCGGGCGCGCGCATCGGCGTGGAGCTCATGGTGAGCGAGAACATCGACGCCCTCTGCCGCGTCGAGCTGGGCAGCAGCCTCGAGGCCGAGCTGAAGAAGATCTATCGCAAGTCGCTCGCCGCGGGCGAGCGACTGGGCGAGGCCGAAGACGGCGGGCCGCTCGCGCGGCGTCACGGGCTCGGCGACTTCGCCGCGGCGGCGGCCAGCGGCAGCGGGCGCGACGTGCCCATGGTCGTCGTCCCCTGCTCGACGGGCACGCTGGGCCGCATCGCCGGCGGTGTGAGCGACAACCTGATCACGCGCGCGGCGGACGTCTGCCTCAAGGAGCGCCGCCGCCTGATCCTGGTGCCGCGGGAGACGCCGCTCTCGGCCATCCACCTGGAGAACATGCTGCGGCTCTCCCACGCCGGCGCGACGATCCTGCCCGCCAGCCCCGGCTTCTACCAGGGTGGCGAGCGGGTGGAGCAGCTGGTGGACTTCGTCGTGCAGCGCATCCTGCGGCAGCTCGGCCTGGGCCACCTCGGCCGCTACGCCGGCTGGGGCGAGGACGAGCCGATTTGA
- a CDS encoding glycosyltransferase family 4 protein: MHVTPRQPRRILVVTPWADFWSMPGKAGVSDDAEFVRRALAAGHTLHFVLPDGGRFDPAELHPNLRLHPFPDVFARWRWLPTPLRRLVYMGWFLGPVVRRARRVAAEVAPELVLGFSYHGARAAEVVGRERGIPSAVKHFGVYTAAFFDRWPRWKYRYKNLETLYGLTRQVDRLVILNDGTRGREAALHAGVPAGRVVQLLNGIHTEWADLSLDRAAERARLGAAPDDAVLLFLARLAPFKGTRQFMRVLPRLLADTPRPVSVLVAGSGEDEAWMREAAARLPDADRVRFLGAVPHDDVPALFAAADVFVTLNTYSNGSIPTCEAMVMGCPVLATDVAGTAEMVRDGVNGRLVPPDDDAALLAALRELLADDAARARLAAGAKRWAAEHFDSWDQRVARELDLIDALCAEGRTVGR; this comes from the coding sequence ATGCACGTCACGCCCCGCCAGCCGCGACGCATCCTGGTGGTCACGCCCTGGGCGGACTTCTGGTCCATGCCCGGCAAGGCGGGCGTCAGCGACGACGCCGAGTTCGTCCGCCGCGCGCTGGCGGCGGGGCACACGCTGCACTTCGTGCTGCCCGATGGCGGCCGCTTCGACCCCGCCGAGCTGCATCCGAACCTGCGCCTGCACCCCTTCCCCGACGTCTTCGCCCGCTGGCGCTGGTTGCCCACGCCGCTCAGGCGGCTCGTCTACATGGGCTGGTTCCTGGGGCCGGTCGTGCGCCGCGCCCGTCGCGTGGCGGCCGAGGTCGCGCCCGAGCTGGTGCTGGGCTTCAGCTACCACGGCGCGCGCGCGGCCGAGGTCGTGGGGCGCGAGCGCGGGATCCCCAGCGCCGTGAAGCACTTCGGCGTCTACACCGCCGCCTTCTTCGACCGCTGGCCGCGCTGGAAGTACCGCTACAAGAACCTGGAGACGCTCTACGGCCTCACGCGCCAGGTCGATCGCCTCGTCATCCTCAACGACGGCACCCGCGGCCGCGAGGCCGCGCTCCACGCGGGCGTGCCGGCCGGGCGCGTCGTCCAGCTGCTGAACGGCATCCACACCGAGTGGGCGGACCTCTCCCTCGACCGCGCGGCCGAGCGCGCGCGGCTGGGCGCGGCGCCGGACGACGCCGTGCTGCTCTTCCTCGCGCGCCTCGCGCCCTTCAAGGGCACGCGGCAGTTCATGCGCGTGCTGCCGCGGCTGCTGGCCGACACGCCGCGTCCGGTGAGCGTGCTCGTCGCCGGCAGCGGCGAGGACGAGGCCTGGATGCGCGAGGCCGCCGCCCGCCTGCCCGACGCCGACCGCGTGCGCTTCCTCGGCGCCGTGCCCCACGACGACGTCCCCGCCCTCTTCGCCGCGGCCGACGTCTTCGTCACCCTCAACACCTACTCCAACGGCTCCATCCCGACCTGCGAGGCCATGGTGATGGGCTGCCCCGTGCTGGCGACGGACGTGGCCGGCACGGCCGAGATGGTGCGCGACGGCGTGAACGGACGCCTCGTCCCGCCGGACGACGACGCCGCGCTGCTCGCCGCCCTGCGCGAGCTTCTCGCCGACGACGCGGCGCGCGCGCGTCTCGCCGCGGGGGCGAAGCGCTGGGCCGCCGAGCACTTCGACTCCTGGGATCAGCGCGTGGCGCGGGAGCTGGACCTCATCGACGCGCTCTGCGCCGAGGGCCGCACGGTCGGCCGCTAG
- the pepT gene encoding peptidase T — MPSESSTRRAPETERLLARFIRYCEIYTTSDEHSPSCPSTARQLDLARVLRDELAAMGLAPRLDEHGYVYALLSSNLPAGHPARGKVPGVGFIAHMDTSPDAPGENVKPQVHRGYDGGEIVLPGDPTQVIRPADTPELAACVGDDIVTSDGTTLLGADDKAGVAEIMEAVERLVGDPSLLHGDIAIGFTPDEEIGRGANRFDVAGFGARIAYTLDGQDLGRIERETFNAHAATFRLSGYNVHPGTAKNRMVNTLYAAAAILARLPEDMRPETTEKREGYLHPRAIQGGVDACTLHLLIRDFDLAGSKAKIRLLEDIRDAVRRDFPKTRIELEVTESYLNMGPKLDENPRIVEIAMEATRAAGVEPRIDVIRGGTDGARLTTMGILTPNVFTGGANYHSVREWASLQTMEKATQVILKIAEGWVAEAAR, encoded by the coding sequence ATGCCCAGCGAATCCAGCACCCGCCGTGCGCCCGAGACCGAGCGCCTGCTCGCGCGCTTCATCCGCTACTGCGAGATCTACACCACCTCGGACGAGCACTCGCCGAGCTGCCCGTCCACGGCGCGTCAGCTCGACCTGGCGCGGGTGCTGCGGGACGAGCTGGCGGCGATGGGCCTCGCGCCGCGTCTGGACGAGCACGGCTACGTCTACGCGCTGCTGTCGTCGAACCTGCCGGCCGGGCATCCGGCGCGGGGCAAGGTGCCGGGCGTCGGCTTCATCGCGCACATGGACACCAGCCCCGACGCGCCCGGCGAGAACGTGAAGCCGCAGGTGCATCGCGGCTACGACGGCGGCGAGATCGTGCTGCCGGGGGACCCGACGCAGGTGATCCGGCCCGCGGACACGCCCGAGCTGGCGGCCTGCGTGGGTGACGACATCGTGACCAGCGACGGGACCACCCTGCTCGGCGCCGACGACAAGGCCGGCGTGGCCGAGATCATGGAGGCGGTGGAGCGTCTGGTGGGCGATCCGTCGCTGCTGCACGGGGACATCGCCATCGGCTTCACGCCCGACGAGGAGATCGGCCGCGGCGCGAACCGCTTCGACGTGGCGGGCTTCGGCGCGCGGATCGCCTACACCCTCGACGGTCAGGACCTGGGCCGCATCGAGCGCGAGACCTTCAACGCGCACGCGGCGACCTTCCGGCTGAGCGGCTACAACGTGCATCCGGGCACGGCCAAGAACCGCATGGTGAACACGCTCTACGCGGCCGCGGCGATCCTGGCGCGCCTGCCCGAGGACATGCGTCCCGAGACCACCGAGAAACGCGAGGGCTACCTGCACCCGCGCGCGATCCAGGGCGGGGTGGACGCCTGCACGCTGCACCTGCTCATCCGCGACTTCGACCTGGCGGGCTCGAAGGCGAAGATCCGTCTGCTGGAGGATATCCGCGACGCGGTGCGCCGCGACTTCCCGAAGACGCGCATCGAGCTTGAGGTCACCGAGAGCTATCTCAACATGGGCCCCAAGCTCGACGAGAACCCGCGCATCGTGGAGATCGCCATGGAGGCCACGCGCGCGGCGGGCGTGGAGCCGCGGATCGACGTCATCCGCGGCGGGACGGACGGCGCGCGGCTCACCACCATGGGCATCCTCACGCCCAACGTCTTCACCGGGGGCGCGAACTACCACAGCGTGCGTGAGTGGGCCTCGCTGCAGACCATGGAGAAGGCCACGCAGGTGATCCTCAAGATCGCCGAGGGCTGGGTGGCCGAGGCCGCGCGCTAG
- a CDS encoding menaquinone biosynthesis protein — protein MSPLRIGVISFVNSLPLIRGLEKQRSPEVELVYANPSSLADRLRYGELDAALIPAVEYLRGVGAGVVPGLCIASRGPVESIRLVSQWMLEEVGSVLVDQASRSSVAMLRLLMDRVHRRSPDFFSFRPDPAQPFLGPDGRDAPAALIIGDAAMELADDVAPFTVDLGEWWENTFHRPFVYALWVTRAAPDAPEFERLSTLLRASAEQGRRELPRICEEVAETRRWPESRVHEYLTRRIHYTLDNETLAGLSLFRDLCVENYLCPDRPEVLDGLAGLKGELERATGGSGR, from the coding sequence ATGAGTCCGCTTCGCATCGGCGTGATTTCCTTCGTCAATTCCCTGCCGCTGATTCGCGGACTGGAGAAGCAGCGCAGCCCCGAGGTGGAGCTGGTCTACGCCAATCCCAGCTCGCTGGCGGACCGCCTGCGCTACGGCGAGCTGGACGCGGCGCTGATCCCCGCCGTGGAGTACCTGCGCGGCGTGGGCGCCGGCGTGGTGCCGGGCCTGTGCATCGCGAGCCGCGGCCCGGTGGAGAGCATCCGCCTGGTGAGCCAGTGGATGCTCGAGGAAGTCGGCAGCGTGCTGGTGGATCAGGCCAGCCGCAGCAGCGTGGCCATGCTGCGCCTGCTCATGGATCGCGTGCATCGCCGCAGCCCGGACTTCTTCAGCTTTCGTCCCGATCCCGCGCAGCCCTTCCTCGGCCCCGACGGCCGCGACGCCCCCGCCGCCCTCATCATCGGCGACGCGGCGATGGAGCTGGCGGATGACGTCGCGCCCTTCACCGTGGACCTCGGCGAGTGGTGGGAGAACACCTTCCACCGTCCCTTCGTCTACGCGCTCTGGGTGACGCGCGCCGCGCCCGACGCGCCGGAGTTCGAGCGTCTCAGCACGCTGCTGCGCGCCAGCGCCGAGCAGGGACGTCGTGAGCTGCCGCGCATCTGCGAGGAGGTCGCCGAGACCCGTCGCTGGCCCGAGTCCCGCGTGCACGAGTACCTCACGCGCCGCATCCACTACACGCTGGACAACGAGACGCTCGCCGGCCTGTCGCTCTTCCGCGACCTCTGCGTGGAGAACTACCTCTGTCCCGACCGCCCCGAGGTTCTCGACGGCCTGGCCGGCCTCAAGGGCGAACTGGAGCGCGCCACCGGCGGCTCCGGCCGCTAG
- a CDS encoding UbiA family prenyltransferase yields MIAFHHTLFALPFALLGMMLAARDNSPAGWPGWRTLLLVLGCMVTARSAAMAYNRIADQDIDAANPRTAARHLPAGLLTRAWVYGFVFVNACLFIFFAVLLGPVPGRLSPAALAWILGYSHAKRFTAASHFWLGLSLAIAPVGAWVAVTGHLDAAPWLLALAVLFWVGGFDIIYSLQDLDYDRRRGLHSLAARLGPRGALGLAAACHVAMIVSLAVFGELRDLGLPFRLGLALASLLLIWEHRVVRGGELGRIDLAFFRLNSWVGVLVFVAGALGIVLV; encoded by the coding sequence ATGATCGCCTTCCACCACACGCTCTTCGCGCTGCCCTTCGCGCTGCTGGGCATGATGCTCGCCGCGCGCGACAACAGTCCGGCGGGCTGGCCCGGCTGGCGCACCCTGCTGCTCGTCCTCGGCTGCATGGTCACGGCGCGCAGCGCGGCCATGGCCTACAACCGCATCGCCGACCAGGACATCGACGCCGCCAACCCGCGCACGGCGGCGCGCCACCTGCCGGCGGGGCTGCTCACCCGGGCCTGGGTCTACGGTTTCGTCTTCGTGAATGCCTGCCTCTTCATCTTCTTCGCGGTGCTGCTCGGTCCGGTGCCCGGACGCCTCAGTCCCGCGGCACTGGCCTGGATCCTCGGCTATTCGCACGCCAAGCGCTTCACCGCGGCGAGCCACTTCTGGCTGGGACTCTCGCTGGCCATCGCGCCCGTGGGCGCCTGGGTGGCGGTGACGGGGCACCTCGACGCCGCGCCCTGGCTGCTGGCGCTGGCGGTGCTGTTCTGGGTGGGGGGCTTCGACATCATCTACTCCCTGCAGGACCTGGACTACGACCGCCGCCGCGGCCTGCACTCGCTCGCCGCGAGGCTGGGCCCCCGCGGCGCGCTCGGGCTCGCCGCGGCGTGCCATGTGGCGATGATTGTCAGCCTGGCGGTCTTCGGAGAGCTGCGCGACCTGGGCCTTCCCTTCCGCCTCGGCCTCGCCCTGGCCTCGCTCTTGCTGATCTGGGAGCATCGGGTGGTCCGGGGTGGCGAGCTGGGGCGCATCGACCTGGCCTTCTTCCGTCTGAACAGCTGGGTCGGCGTGCTGGTGTTCGTGGCCGGCGCCCTGGGCATCGTACTCGTCTGA